Within the Rosa rugosa chromosome 2, drRosRugo1.1, whole genome shotgun sequence genome, the region ATTCCACACCTTTTACAAAAACCAAAGGCTTGCAGGATACATTATATCCTAATCCTTCTTTATTACAATGAACTTTGCCAAATCCAATCATTTTATAGACTTTTTCAGACCCTATAGAGAACTTGTTAAAGCTTTCCTTGACCCTCAATAGTTCTTCCTgcattttctcattttcaaggGTTAGTGAAACATTTAAAAAGGATTGAGCCTTTATTTCAACCTGcaaaactttgattttgttaGTAATCTCATCATGCTTCTTGTCCCAATCTTGAGACTTGACCTTaccctgcaaaactttaatcttatcaaCTAGGTCAGTACGTTCTTCTTCTCATTCTTTCAAAGACATTTCaaatttctgctcaatttttaTTCTTTCCACTCTTAAGGATTcgatttcttcttcaagttgattattttttcgaagaacaatcTTTGAGGCATTACACAATTGCttgcatttttcatttgttttttcatcaagagtatcatCTTCTAAGTCAGAAACATCAGATAATTCAGTATCAAGAGCGGAAGTAAGAGCAAAATTTACCTCTTCACCATCTGATTGAGAGCCTTCATCACTGCCACTCCAAGTAGACTTTAAAGTCTTGTTTCCACGCAAATTATACTTCTTGTTGCCACAATCGGCAGCAAGatgtccaattccaccacactcaaaaCATTTAGGCTTATCAGGAAAACTCTTCTTTTGAGGGAATTTTGCAACCTTTGAGTTTTTGTCAAAACGATTTTTAGACATTTGACCTCTTTTTAAATCAGAAAAGTTTTTTGAAGTATTCCCAAAAGattttttgcttttcaaaaaattcTTGAATTCTTTAGTTAGCAAAGCTAAATCCACAGAATCATCAataacttctttcttttttatggaAGAAAAAGTGACACTTTTTACCTTCTTTTCAGGCTTGAGTCTCATTTCAAAAGTTTTGAGATTTCCTACCAATTCGTCAAGGGTGTATGTGTCAAGGTCTTGAACTTCCTCAATGGCAATTTGCttggcttgaaattttggaGGAAGAGCCCTGAGAAATTTCTTGACAATTTGGTGCTCCTCAAATGGGTCATCCAAGCTGCGGCATTGACTTGTTACATTGAGAAGTCGAGCATGAAAGTCATCAACTGATTCATCTTCCCTCATGGTCATGTTCTCAAATTCTAATATAAGTCTTTAAAGCTTCTGACCTCTAAACTTCTTATTTCCCTCATAAGTAACCTGAAGAGGATCCCAAGCTTATTTGGCTGTGTCATAGTGGCTAATTCTcatcctctccttcttggacaaggatgTGAATAGTTAGTTTCGTGCCTTAAAGTCACAGTTTCTGTCTCGAACCTCTTCTTCTATCCATTCTTTTCTAGGCTTAGGAATGCTTGCAGATGATGTTCCTTCCACCTTTTTGGAGTCTTCTGCCTTGGTTGGGTGTTCCCACCCATTCTCAACTATATTCCACATGTTTTCATCCTGAGAGTAGAGAAATGCCCtcatcataatcttccattgTGAATAATCCTCACCATCAAATAAGGGCGGCAATTTATGGAACTGGAGGCTCTGTCACATTCACGTTCCATCCTTGACCACAGATCAACTAAAAACCTTTAGAACCtactctgataccaactgaaaATACAAGAACAAAATGTGTTTTTTGGAAAATGGAGATTGATAGGCACGTTTCAATCCTACTGGGCTTAAACCAAAAATTCAAACAGAACATAGGATTTTtagttacgcagtgaaaacctcaaatatgagattaaaaacattgcgggactcttactcttgagaacccaaaataagaacaattaACTTATGataaaggatatgttctttacaaactcAAGTAGTACTAGCTCGGCTACAATCACTAGACAAAACTAATGAGAAGTTTGTCTTCaatcttgaactccttcttcacttgaacgatcaccaacttatcgctcttctttcttcacagcctCTCTATTGATCTCAAGAGAATCAATGCATATGAGCAAATGACCAAGAACACTTAAACATGGAACAAGTGTTTTTGACCCTTATGAAAACTCGATCTTAAGCAAGCAAGACTCTCAAATAATTCTTGCGTCTTTGGTCTTTTTCCATGACCGCTTGTTTTCTAAATATATGAGAGACCAACGCAATACTCAATCAACCAAATTTTTACCCTAATTAGACTCCTATTAGGAAAAGATCTTTTTGATTAAAGATAACCAATTAAAGACACCAAATCCTAAATCACTTAGGATTTCAATAACACGATTtggcaaacaaaaaaaatatctttatataaaaaaaaattaaacccgAAAGATACTTTCATAGATCAAACACTCTTTAACACACCGGACTGACTCAAACTAACTCGGGGATTAcaacatgtgttgcaatcccatgCTTATGCATGAGATGCATTTACCTGAGATTCTCTGAGATCAGCCTATAGGATACTTCAatgttttgtatgggaatgccaatacacCAAGTGCAAAGCTTGTACCTACATTTTGTATTCTAAATAATTGGGGTTAATTACCTTTAAGCTCTACATATATGTATGTCCATGGTGTTTTTACATAAGACATGCATGTTGGCCCAACAGTTACTGCTTTGTTTCAAATATAACCAAAGATAATATTTTAACTTGATCATGATATTTGAGAAGTGATTTGAAATCATGGCGCATGGATCATTGTTAGTCAAAtagtcaccctcaagtataaagGGTACAAGTTATaatatagggatttaagaaaggttgtcgaacccatgaggattggattcctttcactagctagggtgtgaacataaggagagctagaatatgcaaatgtacaatcgcaaacctaaattcacaaggaaatctaggctcatggtgagtatgtgcaagatggagtagtgatttgattttggtttttgaagttttgaattgaaaaataGCTAGATGCTCAAATGgaaactaaattactctaaactaaactaatgATCAAATGAATGAAAGTTAGGATTTAGATTtactaccactaacctcccttgcaagtatcgATGCATTTCAATATGAATAATGCTAAATTAATcaaccaatttctctccttgcatccctcTCGGATATGACAAGAGACATGctccttttgtgatatcaagcaacccctctTGAGTGTAGTACTTCACTACTCAGGTCATGCATTTCAATCCAGTTAGGTATCTAGTGCATTACcctaagtgcataaagtttggagatgaagaaataatgcaaaccaaccaatcttatctctaagtgattgtaattcacaacccTAACATGCACACCTAatgtgctttcatgctttaacattcaTAGGTTACCAAGCTCTAAACGTTATATCATGACATAGCAAACACAcatactcaaagtggtaaagtctaagcatatgcattcaactcttgaactagcatgtagacatattaaagaaaattgcatcacaTATTAAGATCaatccatacaagattggctagggttGTCAACCCTAGCCCTAAGAAAGTACTACTCACACATAATTGcatatactaacttcataatcaaattaaacaccaaaatataatctagagtaaaagggatagatttggcttagtggtgtgttggatggtccccaagctcacgtcttggtggtggtggtgattccctctccttcttgctcttgaagatttgatgataaaagatagtgaagtttgtattatgtattgtgtgaatatgtggagtagatggagaaaatgatgatagaaaagagagtgaagaaatgatgtagtagtggtggtgttaatggaggtagaggataagaaatggTTGTGGTGATGGATGAGATAGAGTAGTATGGATagtatgggtttggattttgggaggtggagatggattTTGTGGTAGATatagagagaaagaaaatgtaATGGAGTAGTATGTGTGATATCTTTAGAGTCTCGATGTATTTTATGTACAATAAATCCCTACCACCTATTGGTAAGGACATGTGGGCGATCGATGTCCAGGTTTGCATACTCAGTATGCCTTGTCTGCCCTAGCGAGGTGGCGAATCATGCATATATTGGTTGCAACCTCCTGGTGGCAGAATGAAACGACATGTTGTCGGTTTTATTTCCAATCAGCAGCATATTGGGAAAGCTACTACTTTAATTGGTACAATGACACTACTTTAACTTTCCGTTATGCCACTGttattgtaaagcaaatggagtagtcgGTATGAAACTCTTTGCTATTAGGTGTATGTTTGAATACATTGTTGTTGTAGaaactcctgttattattcaggaGGATCTCTTGAGGTGTATTGTAATTAGGGGTTTAGGCATcatgtcccccccatgtattcatCCATTTCATTAGTAAAGgcctgagggcagccgcacagcccttatttaaaaaaaacaaaaaaaaaacattaagttTAGAGTTTAAGCTAGTAAAGATTATTTAAAACTAAAGAGGAATTTATTAAGAACAAGCCTTCTTCATatatgctctgcatgtgtaatagtttttttttttttagaaaattaaaaaaataaatgaagtaaaacagttattgcagagagaaaagtggaggttgtatgataatttctttttaattttttttaataaaaatccattttgtaattgtcatatttacccttgtgatttaatttatttttaaatttttttaatctttcagagttaaatctgtcaaaatgtTTAATTTTAGCTAACAAAACATTTTCTCtcaataatagtatagatacaaATAAATCTGATCGTAATTCGATCATAATCTTATTTTGTGGATCACATGATACACACCAAAGATACGGTACAATCACGActtattcaaaaataaaaataaaaaaatggtaCAATCACGACTCAAGGCTTCTTGAATTTTTGCCAGCTAGCAAGGACTTTCGCTTCACGGTTTGAATTGGATCACTTCAGGCCAAACCTTCCTAGTTACCCATCTTTCTTGACACAAACTTTAACCGCTGGGTGTCCAGAGATTGATCAGTAGCAGCAGATGCACTTGGACTCGGACTAGGAGGCAAAGGTGCAGAGGCAAAATAAATGGCGAACTTTTGCCCATTCGCGCAGTGCTGACCAAAACTGCACGTGAAGTAAAATGTGTCGCTCGCCTCAACGGTAACTCTACCTGGTTTTGGGGACTGAAACAAGGGATTCTTCATGTTGCAGGCGTCGAAGTCTTCCTTGGTTAGTACAGTGATGTCATGCACTCCTTCTTCAAAGTTAAACACTGCAAGCAGAAAGAACAAGCATGCTTGATATCATTACCAagaaactaaaaaataaaatggaaGAACAATTATTTCAGAGAAATGAATCACTACTTCACCTAGAGTATCGTTCTCCACAAAAGAATACTTGGAAACCCATGAAGCATAATAGTCGGGAGTGGGAGGAACCATCCAACCCATGTCGTCTCCTACAGTGTACTCGGCGCCTTCTGCAATTGCTGCAATTGCTATGACAAGCACGATCACATACTTCATACTCATCATGGTTTGATTTGGTTAACTTCCAATCCTTACGTTTTGTGTAGAAATGGTAAGTTGAGTGAGTTTAGATGTGGCAGTGTCCAAGAATTTATTCATGGAGACCTCTTGGATTTTAGGAAGTGGTTCACTGATACCCAGCCAAATTTCACATAGATATCATCCTAAGACCTATGCTTTGTGTTTGACATCCGGCGCCCTGCCGGAAATTGCAGGCTCtgcctgtatatatattaatgtTGTGCAATAGTagattcaaaataaattatatatatgatcTTAATAGCATCGATATTAGTTATGTCAAAAAAGTAACCCATACTAAGTTGGCTAGTATTTGTATTCTAAATTGGGGTTAGCTTCTGCATATATGTATGTCTATGGTGTTTTTACATGCATGATTGCCCAACAGTTACAGTTTCGTTTTAAATATAACCAAAAATAGTATTTTAACTTGATCATGATATTTGAGAAGTGATTTGAAATCATGGCGCGCGGATCACTTTAGTACTTAATTAACATTATAACACCAATCAGAAT harbors:
- the LOC133727767 gene encoding umecyanin-like, which gives rise to MMSMKYVIVLVIAIAAIAEGAEYTVGDDMGWMVPPTPDYYASWVSKYSFVENDTLVFNFEEGVHDITVLTKEDFDACNMKNPLFQSPKPGRVTVEASDTFYFTCSFGQHCANGQKFAIYFASAPLPPSPSPSASAATDQSLDTQRLKFVSRKMGN